A region of Desulfovibrio inopinatus DSM 10711 DNA encodes the following proteins:
- a CDS encoding type I restriction enzyme HsdR N-terminal domain-containing protein encodes MHEESLGRTIEDYLTGESIEETSYEEFRQALARLLVEEKGYPKAALVAKTGVCFPVENQDYTRMVDLAAYDPSGDPLMIIIFCSGSVGSYIRETLASARLFAPKPAPLALVTDTKEAVLLETASSHTLAEGGTRVIPSYEEAMTLARNAPVEPLNEEAANREGRILYTYSEFLSGGCCGAACRPQAQ; translated from the coding sequence ATGCACGAAGAAAGCCTAGGGCGTACGATAGAGGATTACCTCACCGGCGAATCGATTGAAGAAACGTCGTATGAAGAGTTTCGGCAGGCGTTGGCGCGGTTGCTTGTGGAAGAAAAAGGCTATCCGAAGGCAGCTCTTGTTGCAAAAACAGGAGTGTGTTTTCCCGTTGAAAATCAAGATTACACACGTATGGTTGACCTTGCGGCCTATGACCCGTCGGGCGACCCTCTGATGATCATTATTTTCTGTTCGGGGTCCGTCGGATCATATATTCGTGAAACGCTTGCCTCGGCCCGACTTTTCGCACCGAAGCCTGCGCCGCTGGCATTGGTGACGGATACGAAAGAAGCCGTCTTGCTCGAAACCGCGTCGAGTCATACCTTGGCCGAAGGAGGAACTCGCGTCATTCCTAGCTATGAAGAGGCGATGACACTCGCCCGTAATGCCCCGGTTGAACCGCTCAATGAAGAGGCCGCGAATCGTGAAGGGCGCATTCTCTATACATACAGTGAATTTTTATCCGGTGGCTGCTGTGGTGCGGCATGCCGACCGCAAGCGCAATAA
- a CDS encoding TAXI family TRAP transporter solute-binding subunit, producing MFLWMILDNIGSNRHAAQFAHNHANDPGYQEWRAEADKLAADNAELKAKLNELDKETGQISGPADPSYLPSDTPADVALSADALAAKADQAPVLRVATGSKSGNYYYFGTLLQQGEVGIDIQLLNTSGSFDNLKLLHTGKADAGLVQSDAFIMYKKLYPDSKLVSEQAALYPEAIQMIANRNAGVSSVKDINPKKHVLYIGPKGSGTAMTWEGLCREDASYAAIPVEYMDYDTALEKVANNDNAIMMFVSGLRSPLLDKAEAMAKNDAPLRLVAVDDWDFNDETDENGNSIYTFVTIPGNIYPYLQRGWLFSGAVETLAVEAIFVVRTEWVKESGMQALDALTFQLTQAQPEMLRRAGIQ from the coding sequence ATGTTTTTATGGATGATACTCGACAATATCGGCAGTAATCGTCATGCGGCCCAATTTGCCCACAATCACGCCAATGATCCCGGCTACCAGGAATGGCGTGCCGAGGCTGATAAACTTGCCGCAGACAACGCCGAACTCAAGGCCAAGCTCAATGAACTCGACAAAGAGACCGGACAAATATCCGGCCCGGCCGATCCGTCCTATCTCCCGTCGGACACGCCAGCCGATGTGGCCTTGTCGGCCGATGCCCTCGCCGCCAAAGCCGATCAAGCTCCCGTATTACGCGTTGCGACCGGTTCCAAATCGGGCAATTATTATTACTTCGGCACGCTTCTCCAACAAGGAGAAGTCGGCATTGACATTCAGCTTCTCAATACCTCCGGTTCATTCGACAATCTCAAGCTCCTCCACACAGGTAAAGCCGATGCCGGTCTTGTGCAGTCCGATGCCTTCATCATGTATAAGAAACTCTATCCCGATTCGAAACTCGTTTCCGAACAGGCCGCGCTGTATCCTGAAGCCATCCAAATGATCGCCAATCGCAATGCCGGCGTTTCGTCGGTCAAGGATATCAATCCGAAAAAACATGTGCTCTACATCGGTCCCAAGGGATCGGGAACGGCGATGACCTGGGAAGGCCTGTGCCGCGAGGATGCCTCCTATGCTGCCATTCCCGTGGAATACATGGATTACGACACCGCTCTGGAAAAAGTTGCAAACAACGACAACGCCATCATGATGTTCGTTTCTGGTCTGCGCAGTCCCCTGCTCGACAAAGCTGAAGCTATGGCTAAAAATGACGCGCCGCTGCGGCTCGTGGCCGTGGATGACTGGGATTTCAATGACGAAACCGATGAAAACGGGAATAGCATTTATACGTTCGTCACCATTCCGGGCAATATCTATCCCTACCTTCAACGCGGCTGGCTGTTCAGTGGCGCCGTCGAAACACTGGCCGTGGAAGCCATTTTCGTTGTTCGCACCGAATGGGTAAAAGAAAGCGGCATGCAAGCCCTTGATGCCCTGACCTTTCAGCTCACGCAGGCGCAACCCGAAATGCTGCGGCGTGCCGGAATTCAATAG
- a CDS encoding EamA family transporter, producing the protein MWFLFALCTALGQALKDVLMKHTVKSVDVLVVTWSYYAVASLFTGIVVLFHGIPSIGPGYMPSLAITSVVLSIAAILYTTALKSSDLSLSAPMLTTTPLFLLVTSPLIVGEFPDVTGLFGVVFIVVGSYVLNLGERKRGLLAPLTAIVRERGPRYMLIVALLWSISANIDKIGIRDSDPLFWLFSVFSGVCLILTPLVLLRSRDKLHVLLHRPLPFLAMGMLESTSIMAQMYALTLAIVPYVIAVKRMNAIFGVLFGALFFKEQGLRHRLPGAGLMVAGVALIALSG; encoded by the coding sequence ATGTGGTTCCTGTTCGCATTATGCACAGCTTTGGGCCAAGCACTAAAAGACGTGCTGATGAAACATACGGTCAAATCCGTTGATGTCCTTGTGGTGACATGGAGCTACTATGCCGTTGCTTCTCTTTTTACTGGCATTGTTGTTCTGTTCCACGGCATTCCATCAATTGGGCCAGGATATATGCCGTCACTCGCCATCACCTCGGTGGTGTTGAGTATTGCCGCCATTTTGTACACCACGGCGCTGAAGTCGTCGGATTTGTCATTGAGTGCGCCTATGCTCACCACGACACCACTTTTTTTGCTCGTGACATCGCCACTTATCGTTGGAGAATTTCCAGATGTGACAGGACTTTTCGGTGTGGTGTTCATCGTGGTGGGATCTTATGTTCTGAATCTTGGTGAACGGAAGCGGGGACTGCTTGCTCCACTAACAGCCATTGTCCGAGAGCGTGGCCCACGATATATGCTTATCGTCGCGCTCCTGTGGAGTATTTCCGCCAATATTGATAAAATTGGCATACGCGACAGTGATCCTTTGTTCTGGTTGTTTTCTGTTTTCTCAGGCGTCTGTTTGATTTTGACACCATTGGTTCTTCTTCGAAGCCGTGACAAATTGCACGTGTTGCTTCATCGTCCCTTGCCGTTTCTCGCCATGGGCATGTTGGAGTCGACATCGATCATGGCCCAGATGTATGCTCTCACATTGGCCATTGTGCCGTATGTTATTGCCGTAAAACGTATGAATGCAATTTTCGGTGTGCTTTTTGGCGCGTTGTTTTTTAAAGAACAGGGGTTGCGGCATCGCCTTCCCGGCGCTGGACTTATGGTTGCCGGCGTCGCCCTCATTGCACTTTCCGGATAG
- a CDS encoding DUF2491 family protein, with protein MSSFRLFKKIAGKKAAALKDGLFGIPTGNPTRVDADAPLGLHLGGKVQLDQTPLILGGDNLVIEPYAPEMVISAMGTVSWAGNTVYRFYLEDDDDNHAMLQIVPDAKSTRPDAISECRIFVSHDTIYPGSSEDWDFWLNEESGLLGWRGFAIDGMEYARMWGDRNQERFTPVIFTETIASDPVAADPDVVEHACMLYSRLISKDPELAEFALVSVESDNDETAIHIMLGLNLNPISVKTIY; from the coding sequence ATGTCTTCGTTTCGACTTTTCAAAAAAATTGCCGGGAAAAAAGCAGCAGCCTTGAAGGATGGATTATTTGGCATCCCCACAGGCAACCCGACGAGAGTGGACGCGGACGCACCGCTGGGTTTACACCTCGGCGGCAAGGTACAACTCGACCAGACGCCCTTGATTCTCGGGGGAGACAACCTCGTGATAGAGCCCTATGCGCCGGAAATGGTTATTTCAGCGATGGGCACCGTTTCCTGGGCAGGAAATACGGTCTATCGTTTTTATCTGGAAGATGACGACGATAACCATGCCATGCTACAAATTGTTCCCGATGCAAAAAGCACACGGCCGGATGCCATTAGCGAATGCCGCATTTTTGTCAGTCATGACACAATCTATCCGGGCAGCTCAGAGGATTGGGACTTCTGGCTCAATGAAGAATCCGGCCTCCTCGGATGGCGTGGTTTCGCTATTGACGGCATGGAGTACGCACGTATGTGGGGCGACCGCAACCAGGAGCGGTTCACGCCGGTCATCTTTACGGAGACTATCGCTTCCGATCCCGTCGCCGCTGATCCCGATGTCGTGGAGCACGCTTGCATGCTGTACAGTCGTCTCATTTCCAAAGACCCTGAGCTGGCCGAATTCGCATTGGTCTCCGTGGAATCCGATAACGACGAGACCGCCATTCACATCATGCTCGGCCTCAATCTCAATCCAATTTCTGTCAAAACCATCTATTGA
- a CDS encoding AAA family ATPase: protein MSNPFTIERLSTQAAFCDRQDELTTFERYAEDNLKVVLFSPRRFGKTSLLLRVQDRLMKKGFVCAYADFSTVTTVRGVAEEIMQGLFSALHRKESLLEKGTRYLRVLTTFKPIVKISETGYKLTVAPDTNLDDITLFRQTVKELAAFVTNHDVRCCFIMDEFQELTRLRETAELEGILRSNIQGVPASFFFLGSRRSVLLAMFNDKKRPFFKLARNEELAPLPEDDVVVFLQEQFTQAGKTIPEDIARRIAMHSRGHAYYMQYVAQELFYMADTEATLKDLERAEEAVLAKEQYGFAGIIQGLPLQQLRLLKTLAQQKEGKLTSARFIGRSEMAASTIVDAQHKLLEQDLIEKDASGAYRVVDPFLARWLTGVDR, encoded by the coding sequence GTGTCTAATCCCTTCACCATTGAACGACTTTCGACACAGGCCGCGTTCTGTGATCGCCAAGACGAGCTGACGACCTTCGAGCGCTATGCTGAGGATAATCTCAAGGTCGTCCTGTTTTCGCCCCGTCGTTTTGGCAAAACATCGTTGCTTCTTCGGGTGCAAGACCGACTCATGAAGAAAGGGTTTGTGTGTGCGTACGCGGACTTTTCGACCGTCACCACGGTGCGAGGCGTTGCTGAAGAAATCATGCAAGGATTGTTTTCGGCACTTCACCGCAAAGAATCGCTGTTGGAAAAAGGGACGCGGTATCTACGCGTATTGACCACGTTCAAACCGATCGTGAAAATCAGTGAAACCGGCTACAAGTTGACGGTGGCTCCGGATACCAACCTGGATGACATCACCCTGTTTCGTCAAACAGTGAAAGAGCTGGCAGCTTTTGTGACCAATCATGATGTGCGGTGTTGCTTTATCATGGATGAATTTCAGGAGCTGACAAGACTGCGTGAGACGGCTGAATTGGAAGGTATTCTCCGGTCAAACATTCAAGGCGTTCCGGCGAGTTTCTTTTTTCTGGGCAGTCGGCGAAGCGTCTTACTGGCCATGTTCAACGATAAAAAACGACCGTTTTTCAAACTCGCTCGTAACGAAGAATTGGCACCACTCCCGGAAGACGATGTCGTCGTGTTTCTTCAGGAACAGTTCACCCAAGCCGGCAAAACCATTCCCGAAGACATCGCACGACGTATTGCGATGCATTCCAGAGGTCATGCCTACTATATGCAATATGTCGCGCAAGAGCTCTTCTACATGGCAGACACAGAGGCCACGCTGAAAGACCTGGAGCGCGCAGAAGAGGCCGTCTTGGCCAAAGAACAGTACGGTTTTGCCGGCATCATCCAAGGCCTGCCTCTGCAACAGCTTCGCCTTCTCAAGACTTTGGCCCAACAGAAGGAAGGCAAGCTCACGAGTGCGCGTTTTATCGGTCGTTCGGAAATGGCCGCCTCAACCATTGTCGACGCACAACACAAGCTGTTGGAACAAGATCTCATTGAAAAAGATGCGTCTGGTGCCTACCGCGTTGTCGATCCCTTTCTGGCACGGTGGCTCACGGGCGTTGATCGCTGA
- a CDS encoding glycogen/starch/alpha-glucan phosphorylase: MNKAIAEDDRCNDVRLGTHPEEIKQAVLDNLYYNLAQHPVIAQPRDWFMAVAYTVRDHMLGKWMKTLDRIVDGENRRIVAYLSAEFLIGPQLGANLLDLDLLEPMRHALALLGQDLDEIIMQENEPGLGNGGLGRLAACFMDSMATLDVLAVGYGIYYEFGMFRQQIQDGRQVEMADKWLAQGNPWGMHRHDIHYDVAFEGTTEAYTTDDGAVRVRWNPGGKIRGVAMDIPVVGYRSETCDILRLWRSEAVEGLDFEAFNQGDYFGAVQDKVISETLSKILYPNDEPEIGKRLRLAQQYFFVSCSLQDMIRMQKALEKPLEAFHEQFTIQLNDTHPSIAVAELMRLFVDEYDMDWDTAWNTTTKTFCYTNHTLLPEALERWAIPLFAQMLPRHLEIIYEINRRFLEVVADMAPGDEELVKRLSLIDETGPRYIRMAHLAFVGSRAVNGVAALHSELVKTDVLRDFYALWPKKFYNVTNGVTPRRWVGQSNPGLSDLFADTLGTDCLKCLESSLPKLETLVEKEQFRMAWHAVKQENKILLADAVKQRTGADINPDSMLQVLVKRIHEYKRQHLSALHAITLYNAIKRDPGRDWTPRTILYGGKAAPGYYMAKLIIQLINAVADVVDNDPDVDGRLKLVFVPNFNVKNGQMIYPAADVSLQISMAGKEASGTGNMKFTLNGALTLGTLDGANVEIRERVGAENFFLFGHTTNEVKDIKRHGYNPRAIAESDPVIMEALDQIAGGVFSKGDKDVFRPLVDNLLYQDDYLVLADFDSFAKAQNDVVNAWADQDHWTRMSILNVARAGFFSSDRSIRDYCRDIWNITV, encoded by the coding sequence ATGAACAAGGCTATCGCAGAGGATGACCGATGTAATGATGTGCGGCTTGGAACGCATCCCGAAGAAATAAAACAGGCTGTTTTAGATAATCTGTACTATAATCTTGCTCAACACCCGGTGATTGCTCAACCGCGTGATTGGTTTATGGCTGTCGCCTATACGGTGCGTGACCACATGCTTGGCAAGTGGATGAAGACACTTGACCGTATCGTGGATGGGGAAAACCGTCGGATTGTTGCATATCTTTCCGCGGAGTTTCTCATTGGTCCACAGCTAGGAGCCAACTTGCTCGATCTTGATCTTCTTGAACCGATGCGACATGCGCTGGCACTGTTGGGACAAGATCTTGACGAAATCATCATGCAGGAAAACGAACCCGGATTGGGAAATGGTGGACTTGGGCGTTTAGCAGCCTGTTTCATGGATTCCATGGCCACGTTGGATGTACTCGCCGTGGGATACGGCATCTACTACGAGTTCGGCATGTTTCGTCAGCAAATTCAGGATGGTCGCCAAGTCGAAATGGCCGATAAATGGCTGGCTCAAGGAAACCCCTGGGGGATGCATCGTCATGATATTCACTATGACGTTGCGTTCGAAGGGACAACCGAAGCGTATACGACTGACGATGGCGCCGTACGGGTACGCTGGAATCCTGGAGGAAAAATTCGGGGAGTGGCAATGGATATTCCGGTTGTCGGCTACCGGAGTGAAACCTGCGATATTCTGCGATTGTGGCGGTCCGAAGCGGTGGAAGGCCTTGATTTCGAGGCTTTTAATCAGGGTGATTATTTCGGTGCTGTACAAGATAAAGTTATTTCGGAAACGCTTTCGAAAATTCTGTATCCCAATGATGAACCGGAAATCGGGAAGCGTTTACGCTTGGCTCAGCAGTATTTTTTCGTGTCCTGTTCGTTGCAAGATATGATTCGCATGCAAAAAGCATTGGAGAAACCACTCGAAGCTTTCCATGAACAGTTCACGATCCAACTCAACGACACACATCCCTCTATTGCCGTGGCTGAACTCATGCGGTTGTTCGTCGATGAGTATGACATGGATTGGGACACGGCCTGGAACACGACCACGAAGACATTTTGCTACACGAACCATACACTCTTACCCGAAGCCTTAGAACGGTGGGCAATCCCTTTATTTGCTCAGATGCTTCCTCGACATTTGGAAATCATATACGAGATCAATCGCCGTTTTCTCGAGGTCGTGGCCGACATGGCGCCAGGTGATGAAGAACTTGTGAAACGATTGTCTCTCATTGACGAAACCGGACCACGGTATATTCGGATGGCGCATCTTGCGTTTGTGGGGAGTCGAGCGGTGAACGGCGTGGCTGCACTCCATTCAGAGTTGGTGAAAACCGATGTACTCCGAGACTTTTATGCACTGTGGCCGAAAAAGTTCTATAACGTGACCAATGGCGTGACTCCGCGACGATGGGTAGGGCAATCTAATCCTGGGTTATCGGACTTGTTTGCAGATACCCTTGGTACGGATTGCTTGAAATGTCTTGAAAGTTCCTTACCCAAGCTGGAAACACTGGTTGAAAAAGAACAATTCCGAATGGCCTGGCATGCGGTGAAGCAGGAAAACAAAATTTTGCTTGCCGATGCCGTGAAGCAGCGCACGGGAGCAGACATCAACCCAGACAGCATGTTGCAGGTTCTTGTCAAACGTATCCATGAATACAAACGTCAGCACTTGAGCGCTTTGCATGCCATTACGCTGTATAATGCGATCAAGCGTGATCCGGGTCGGGATTGGACGCCTCGCACGATTCTCTATGGCGGGAAGGCCGCGCCCGGATATTACATGGCCAAGCTCATTATTCAGCTCATCAATGCCGTAGCCGACGTGGTCGACAACGACCCCGATGTGGATGGGCGGCTGAAGCTCGTATTTGTTCCGAATTTCAATGTGAAAAACGGGCAGATGATCTACCCGGCGGCCGATGTCTCCTTACAGATTTCCATGGCCGGCAAGGAAGCATCGGGAACAGGGAATATGAAATTTACCCTGAACGGCGCACTGACTCTGGGAACACTCGACGGGGCCAACGTCGAAATCCGGGAACGCGTCGGCGCAGAGAACTTTTTCCTGTTTGGTCACACGACGAATGAAGTCAAAGACATCAAACGGCACGGGTACAATCCGCGTGCGATTGCCGAGTCCGATCCAGTTATTATGGAAGCTCTGGACCAGATCGCTGGCGGCGTCTTCTCCAAGGGAGATAAAGATGTCTTCCGTCCGCTCGTTGATAACCTGCTCTACCAGGATGATTATCTTGTCTTGGCAGATTTTGATTCCTTTGCCAAAGCGCAAAACGACGTCGTCAATGCCTGGGCTGATCAGGACCACTGGACGCGCATGTCCATTCTCAATGTCGCCCGTGCCGGCTTCTTCTCGTCGGATCGTTCGATTCGGGATTATTGTCGGGATATTTGGAATATTACGGTTTAG
- the trpA gene encoding tryptophan synthase subunit alpha: protein MSTSLLTKKIEEAKSQGRKALIPFLPGGFPDRDRFWQELEALDAAGADIIEIGVPFSDPVADGPVVENASLDCLRDGVCLSWILFELEKRKEKLSAGIVLMGYYNPFLQYGLKNFARDAAKAGVSGVIVPDLPLDEAREFKDALAAHGLDLVFLVGLNTSGERLDKYAAVASGFIYFVSVLGTTGVRETLPEEIAAKLADARKHFNVPMALGFGIKTPEQLTAFGDSIDAVVFGSALIKYIRDGGDATGFMAGWR, encoded by the coding sequence ATGAGTACGTCGCTTTTGACGAAAAAGATAGAAGAGGCCAAGAGCCAGGGCCGAAAGGCGTTGATACCGTTTTTGCCGGGCGGATTTCCCGATCGGGATCGCTTCTGGCAGGAACTGGAAGCCCTGGATGCAGCTGGTGCCGATATTATTGAGATCGGGGTACCGTTTTCTGATCCGGTGGCCGATGGACCGGTGGTAGAAAATGCATCGTTGGATTGCTTGCGTGACGGAGTCTGCCTGTCCTGGATTCTGTTTGAATTGGAAAAGCGCAAAGAGAAACTTTCGGCAGGCATCGTGCTGATGGGGTATTATAACCCGTTTTTGCAATATGGCCTGAAAAATTTTGCACGGGACGCCGCAAAAGCTGGAGTGTCCGGTGTAATTGTTCCGGATTTACCACTTGATGAAGCCAGAGAGTTCAAAGATGCTCTGGCGGCACATGGGCTTGATCTGGTGTTTCTTGTTGGGCTCAATACGTCGGGTGAACGCCTGGATAAATACGCGGCCGTTGCGTCGGGATTTATTTACTTTGTTTCAGTGCTCGGCACGACTGGCGTACGAGAAACGCTTCCGGAAGAAATCGCGGCGAAACTCGCTGATGCTCGGAAACATTTCAATGTTCCCATGGCGCTTGGGTTTGGCATTAAAACACCAGAACAATTAACGGCATTCGGAGACAGTATCGATGCGGTTGTGTTCGGAAGCGCACTGATTAAATATATTCGAGATGGTGGCGATGCGACTGGCTTTATGGCGGGCTGGCGGTAA